The Solibacillus isronensis sequence ACATAGGACTGGATCAATGTTATTTTCGAGTACTGTGCCTCGATCTGCTCATTCAGCTCCTGAATCTGTTGCTCACATGCCGTTAAATCGGCTCGTTCTTTTCCTTCAAGCAAAGGTTCTTCCTCAGCAATTTGAACAGATAATGTATGAACACTTTGTTTGTACGCTTCAACCGCATCCTGAATTTGCTGCTGTACATTTAAAGGCAGTAACGCAGTCTTATACGTTTCCAAGTCGAAACCTTCCTGCTCCAATGCTGATTCAAATGCTTTTTGCGCTAAAAGAGATTCCTGCTGTTTTTCTGTTACAAGATTTTTCGCATGAAGATGGTTTACTTCACAAGATTTTTCATCCAATTGGATTTTTTGCATCGCTTCAAGTGCATTTTGAATTGCAAGTTTCAAATGGCGATGTTTTTGCTGCTGGCTCGCCAATTCTTGTGTTACTTCATCCAATCTAGAAAACTGAGGCAATAATGACTGCTCACTTTGCTCAAGCTTCCCTTTTTCCTGCGCATATTGTTTATCAATATCGATTACATATTGCTGCCCTTTTTCAATGCGCCCTTGCAGCACTTCTTTATTTTCTGAAAGCTGTACCATCGTTTTCTTTTCATTGATAAGCTGTGCCTGCTGCTGTTTTTGCTTTGTCAACTGCGCAGTCAGTACGGCCAATTGCTGTTCATACTCATGTAGCTGTGAAAGCTCAGCGTCAAGTGACTGAAGCGCACTTCTTTTCTGTTCCAATGTTGCCTTTTCCACATCTAATTTCGAATTGACCTGGTAAAAGCTTTGCATCGCCCGATCGCCTTCTTGACGCAGCTGTGCCAATGCTTCTTCATCAATGACAACCGCTTCGCTGCTATGAATGGCTGGGTGTTCTGTGCTTCCACATACAGGACATGCTTCACCGTGCTGTAGTGATGCTGCAAGAAAGGATGCCTGGTTGCTGCGTATTTGCTGCTCCATATTGTGCAGCTTCTGTTGTGCTTCATCAGCAACTTGTTTCTTCTCAGCAAGCTGTTTCACTAAAACTTCGACATTCTTCTGTATTGCAGCCACTTCTTTTACCATTTCAATTTTACGTGTTAATGCAGCATGTGCTTCATACGTATCATGGTATGTCACTGTCGCATTTTCCAGCTCATTTATAATGGCTTGCTGCTTTTGATGTTTTTCTTTTAAAGAGGATGCTTCGTTTTGCAGCTTATCAAATAATTGCTTGGCGTTTTTCTGGTTTTCTGCAAGCTTTGAAACATTTTCCCGCTGTGTATTAATCGATTGATAGATCGGAACAAGCTGTTCAAGCTGAGAAATCGATTTTGTATAGTTATCCAACAATGGTTCTTGCTGCTTTTGTTCCTGATAATGAGCTGTCGCCTGCTGAAGTTGTGCCTGTGCGCGTTCATGGTCAGTCTTTGCTTTTTGTAAAGAGACTTCTGCTTGTTCAAGCTGCCGTTTTACCTTCTCATATTCACGCTCTAAAGGTTCAATTTGATTAGCCTTTTTGGCAAGTACAAGTTTCTGCTGTTCTGCTTGTATTTTATCCTTTTGCTCGAGTAATTCTTCGAGCCGCGCTTTCCGCAATGAAAACTTTTCAATCCGCTCATTTAACAGTCTTTGTTCATTTAATGTTTTAACTAACTTTTGTAATTCTATTTTTGAAGCATCATATTCACCTTTTAATGCAGTACAATGATCCTCATAATATTGCTGTTCTGTCAGCAAGGCACTCTTTACTTGATACAGATTAATGACATCATTGTTCAGAGATGAAAACAGTTCCGATTCTCTATGCGGGAGTCGTGATCGGATTTCATGAATTGTGTTATCCTGTTGCATCTTTGCTTGTTCATAATTTTTTTCGGCAATATTCTTTTTCTCTTTCAGCAGTTCCACCATTTTCGTAAAGCGTTCCGTTTTGAAAATTTTTCGGAAAATCTCTTCTTTATGCTTTGATTCCGATGTAAGGAGCTTTTGAAATTCCCCTTGCGGCAGCATGACAATCTGATTAAATTGGGACTGTGTTAAGCCGATCAGTTCTTCAACTTTCGACTGAATGAGCTTAACTTGAAACTTTTCAACAGCGGGTACAATGACCCCATCGGTAATCTCAAAAAACTCACGCTTCGCACTTGCACCGTCATGACCAAACTTCCGCCAAATACGGTAAAGGCGACCGTGTACTTCAAATTCAAGTTCGACTTCCGTATCAACCGTTTCATCCGCAAAATCACTGCGCAAAAACAGCGACTTTTCCCGATCCTCTCCACTTCCAGAATCATAAAGTGCAAACGTAATCGCATCAAAAATAGTCGTTTTCCCCGCCCCAGTTGCACCGGAAACAACAAAAATTCCATGTTCATGAAGTTTTGTAAAATCAATGACTTCTTTTTGATGATACGGTCCAAATGCTGTCATCGATAATTTTATTGGCTTCATCGTTACAGCACCTCCTGTTTTTCACGTTCATTTTCGATTAGCTGCTCTAAAACATCTGTATAAATCTCTTTTATTTCATCACTTAAAGGCTTGCCTGTCATCTCCGTATAAAATAGCTCAAACAGTTCGGAATCATCCATCTGAACACGGTTCATTGTTGTCGCATGCT is a genomic window containing:
- a CDS encoding AAA family ATPase, whose product is MKPIKLSMTAFGPYHQKEVIDFTKLHEHGIFVVSGATGAGKTTIFDAITFALYDSGSGEDREKSLFLRSDFADETVDTEVELEFEVHGRLYRIWRKFGHDGASAKREFFEITDGVIVPAVEKFQVKLIQSKVEELIGLTQSQFNQIVMLPQGEFQKLLTSESKHKEEIFRKIFKTERFTKMVELLKEKKNIAEKNYEQAKMQQDNTIHEIRSRLPHRESELFSSLNNDVINLYQVKSALLTEQQYYEDHCTALKGEYDASKIELQKLVKTLNEQRLLNERIEKFSLRKARLEELLEQKDKIQAEQQKLVLAKKANQIEPLEREYEKVKRQLEQAEVSLQKAKTDHERAQAQLQQATAHYQEQKQQEPLLDNYTKSISQLEQLVPIYQSINTQRENVSKLAENQKNAKQLFDKLQNEASSLKEKHQKQQAIINELENATVTYHDTYEAHAALTRKIEMVKEVAAIQKNVEVLVKQLAEKKQVADEAQQKLHNMEQQIRSNQASFLAASLQHGEACPVCGSTEHPAIHSSEAVVIDEEALAQLRQEGDRAMQSFYQVNSKLDVEKATLEQKRSALQSLDAELSQLHEYEQQLAVLTAQLTKQKQQQAQLINEKKTMVQLSENKEVLQGRIEKGQQYVIDIDKQYAQEKGKLEQSEQSLLPQFSRLDEVTQELASQQQKHRHLKLAIQNALEAMQKIQLDEKSCEVNHLHAKNLVTEKQQESLLAQKAFESALEQEGFDLETYKTALLPLNVQQQIQDAVEAYKQSVHTLSVQIAEEEPLLEGKERADLTACEQQIQELNEQIEAQYSKITLIQSYVEQCEETRDKLDQSAQQIESYKAKLMQVEHVYNLIRGQNDAKISFERFVQIGYLEKVTHAANERLRVLSNGQYFLKSTGRKEGNAQSGLSIDVYDSHTGQTRDVKTLSGGEKFNASLSLALGMADVIQSVQGSVHIDTMFIDEGFGTLDEEALRRAIDILIDLQQTGRLIGVISHVAELKAAMPAILQVQKLKEGYSKTEIIIK